One genomic window of Stieleria sp. JC731 includes the following:
- a CDS encoding alkaline phosphatase family protein: MFRYQQEFVAVKTRFCFLVFAVVCAWGHPSDAGDSPASRVLVIGIDGTRADALKAAKTPAIDRLIQDGAFSDGTKILGQRYRGNNTVSGPGWSSFLTGVWADKHGVDDNSFEGRNYEAFPHLFNRVKSQFPGATTASFVDWEPIDQYIVSDADVQKVYPAEGADDYAEKDETITVDACQYLSESDPHAVVVYLGAIDETGHHNGFHPSVPAYISAIEKVDTQIGRLVDAVRSRPNYQSENWLVVISTDHGGRGVSHGDGHDVPEINTTFLVVSGQAARKGAIKEQTYVVDVTATALSHLGVRIKPEWKLDGRPVGLENVSSSKAVP; this comes from the coding sequence ATGTTCCGCTACCAGCAAGAGTTCGTCGCCGTGAAAACACGATTCTGTTTCCTTGTCTTTGCCGTCGTTTGTGCTTGGGGTCATCCCAGCGATGCGGGTGATTCTCCCGCATCTCGAGTGCTTGTGATTGGGATCGACGGTACCCGGGCGGACGCATTGAAAGCCGCCAAGACTCCAGCGATCGATCGGCTGATTCAGGACGGGGCATTCAGCGACGGGACAAAAATTCTTGGTCAGCGATACCGTGGCAACAACACCGTCAGCGGTCCTGGATGGTCAAGCTTTTTGACAGGTGTTTGGGCTGACAAGCACGGTGTCGATGACAACTCATTCGAAGGCCGGAACTACGAAGCGTTCCCTCATCTGTTCAATCGTGTGAAGAGTCAATTTCCAGGGGCGACGACGGCATCGTTTGTAGACTGGGAACCGATTGACCAGTACATCGTTTCGGACGCCGATGTCCAAAAGGTATATCCGGCCGAAGGTGCAGATGACTACGCCGAAAAAGACGAAACGATAACCGTGGATGCTTGTCAGTATCTTTCCGAGTCGGATCCGCATGCGGTGGTCGTTTATCTTGGTGCGATCGATGAAACCGGGCACCACAACGGTTTTCACCCCTCGGTTCCTGCTTACATCTCGGCGATCGAAAAGGTTGACACACAGATCGGTCGTTTGGTTGATGCGGTAAGGTCGCGTCCAAACTATCAAAGCGAGAATTGGTTGGTTGTCATTTCAACGGATCATGGCGGTCGTGGAGTCAGTCATGGCGATGGACACGATGTTCCCGAGATCAATACAACGTTTCTGGTCGTCAGTGGGCAAGCCGCACGGAAGGGAGCAATCAAGGAACAAACTTATGTCGTTGACGTGACGGCCACCGCATTGTCACATCTTGGCGTTAGGATCAAGCCGGAATGGAAGTTGGATGGTAGGCCAGTCGGACTAGAGAACGTGTCGTCCTCCAAAGCGGTTCCCTAA
- a CDS encoding PSD1 and planctomycete cytochrome C domain-containing protein, whose translation MLQFRFVLTLVTLFVGWNFIGWDFIAADDFFVDKVAPLLQRRCLDCHNDGLSKGDFSLSNALHLEDSGFVDPGNPQDSYLIELVTPVDGKAEMPQDAAPLNDDEIAILREWISQGATWTPSITLQPFEVTDRDWWSLKPIQNTDAPDGNGDFDHASVNPVDAFIDRALRIKGLQPVERASPAVLIRRLTYDLTGLAPTPDEVESFIQDWSVSSRSAWETLVDRLLSSERFGEKFAQHWLDVARYAETHGFDKDKPRQNAWPYRDYVIRAFNNDKPYDRFVQEQVAGDVLFKNDPEGVLGLGFLAAGPWDFISHWEVGESKLDGRIAKHLDRDEMIAAVFNVFQSTTVQCAQCHHHKFDPIRMEDYYRLHAVFAAVDRADRVYAGLSNEQQQQKDRLIAQIDELEHERDSLRREQNEAIARQTQSIDEQISELKLRFGSSEPQHPHFGYHSQIESESEVEKWVQIDFDKPFAIDEIQIFPAFDQYADIGAGFGFPVRYRVEASVDGSFDNRPALLLDASDRDQDNPGCTTLSIEADLKAIRSIRITATKLRERRDDFIFALAEIKVLAGGNNVAKGAQVTAKDSIEAPVRWSKSNLVDGIYYKELTDESAEAQLQQLRIKREQLVRKFRSKESLETIAGLNQSIEKRKVQLNHIPEGQFVYAASTVFPGGGQFKATNGKPRPIHLLRRGDLKSPAEAMTPGVPSMWGGERLPFFENGAWDEGEARLRLARYLTQDDNPLVWRSIVNRIWGWTFGAPIVGTSNDFGRSGQQPTHPELLDYLAAKMRDDPNHSIKSIVRLLVSSDAYQRSSRIDPAMQGIDAENAYYWRFNRRRLTAEEFRDSLYQIAGILDLKMGGPSFRDFVVEKPEHSPHYEYELHDLDDPTSHRRSVYRFIVRSQPQPMLTTLDCADPSISIPRRDESTTALQALTYWNDRLVEFIAEQFGEQLRKRSPTNEQRVRDACRCALGREPSDFELTELQSHLRRHGEASLARVIFNLNAFLYLD comes from the coding sequence ATGCTGCAGTTCCGTTTCGTATTAACCTTGGTAACGCTGTTTGTCGGCTGGAATTTTATCGGTTGGGATTTCATAGCCGCAGACGATTTCTTTGTCGACAAAGTCGCTCCGTTATTGCAGCGACGATGTCTCGATTGTCACAACGACGGACTGAGCAAAGGCGACTTTTCACTGTCGAACGCTTTACATTTGGAAGACTCTGGGTTTGTTGATCCGGGAAACCCGCAAGACAGTTATCTCATCGAGCTAGTGACACCCGTCGACGGGAAAGCTGAGATGCCGCAAGATGCGGCCCCGTTGAACGATGACGAAATCGCGATTTTGCGAGAGTGGATTTCACAAGGTGCGACGTGGACCCCATCGATAACGCTTCAGCCATTCGAGGTGACTGATCGAGATTGGTGGTCGCTAAAGCCGATTCAAAACACAGACGCTCCCGATGGCAACGGGGATTTCGATCATGCCAGCGTCAATCCTGTTGACGCGTTTATTGATCGTGCATTGCGAATCAAAGGTTTGCAGCCGGTCGAGCGAGCTTCTCCAGCAGTATTGATACGGCGATTGACGTACGATTTGACTGGGTTGGCACCGACGCCAGATGAAGTCGAGTCCTTCATACAAGATTGGTCAGTCAGTTCTCGCTCGGCTTGGGAGACGCTCGTCGATCGCCTCTTATCATCGGAGCGGTTCGGTGAGAAGTTTGCCCAGCATTGGCTTGATGTCGCTCGCTATGCCGAAACCCACGGATTCGACAAAGATAAGCCTCGTCAAAACGCATGGCCTTATCGCGATTATGTGATTCGCGCGTTCAACAACGATAAGCCTTACGACCGTTTCGTTCAGGAGCAGGTTGCCGGCGATGTGCTGTTCAAGAATGATCCGGAGGGCGTGCTGGGGCTAGGCTTTTTGGCAGCCGGGCCATGGGATTTTATCAGCCACTGGGAGGTCGGCGAATCAAAGCTTGATGGACGGATTGCCAAGCACCTGGATCGCGACGAAATGATTGCGGCGGTGTTCAACGTTTTTCAAAGCACGACAGTGCAGTGTGCCCAGTGTCACCACCATAAATTTGATCCGATTCGGATGGAGGACTACTACCGACTGCATGCGGTCTTTGCGGCTGTTGACCGAGCCGATCGTGTTTATGCAGGTCTGTCCAATGAGCAGCAGCAACAGAAAGATCGGTTGATTGCGCAGATCGATGAATTGGAGCACGAACGCGATTCGTTACGCCGCGAGCAAAATGAAGCGATCGCACGGCAGACTCAATCGATCGATGAACAAATCAGCGAGCTGAAGCTACGTTTCGGATCAAGCGAGCCGCAGCACCCTCATTTCGGATACCACAGCCAGATCGAGTCGGAAAGCGAGGTTGAAAAATGGGTGCAGATCGATTTCGACAAGCCGTTTGCCATTGATGAAATACAGATCTTTCCAGCATTCGACCAGTACGCTGATATCGGTGCAGGATTTGGATTCCCTGTTCGCTATCGTGTCGAAGCATCCGTAGACGGATCATTCGACAATCGCCCTGCGTTGTTGCTCGATGCATCCGATCGAGATCAGGACAATCCTGGATGCACGACGTTATCAATCGAAGCTGACTTAAAGGCGATTCGATCGATTCGGATTACGGCGACAAAATTGCGCGAACGTCGTGACGATTTTATTTTTGCATTGGCAGAAATCAAAGTTCTTGCCGGTGGGAACAACGTCGCGAAAGGGGCTCAGGTGACGGCCAAAGATAGTATCGAAGCCCCAGTGCGTTGGTCAAAGTCTAACTTGGTCGACGGCATCTACTACAAAGAACTAACCGATGAATCAGCAGAGGCTCAATTGCAGCAGCTCCGGATCAAACGTGAGCAGCTGGTAAGGAAGTTTCGTTCGAAGGAATCTCTGGAAACGATTGCCGGTTTGAATCAGTCGATTGAGAAGCGAAAGGTTCAGCTCAATCACATCCCCGAGGGGCAGTTCGTCTATGCGGCATCAACGGTGTTTCCCGGCGGAGGTCAGTTCAAAGCAACCAATGGAAAGCCTCGCCCAATTCATTTGCTGCGGCGTGGTGATCTAAAGAGTCCTGCCGAGGCAATGACACCGGGCGTGCCTTCGATGTGGGGCGGAGAACGGCTGCCGTTCTTTGAAAATGGAGCGTGGGATGAGGGAGAGGCCCGCTTGAGGCTCGCACGGTACCTAACGCAGGATGACAATCCACTGGTTTGGCGATCGATTGTCAATCGAATTTGGGGATGGACTTTCGGGGCTCCGATCGTGGGGACATCGAATGACTTTGGAAGAAGCGGTCAACAGCCAACCCATCCCGAGTTGTTGGACTACCTCGCTGCGAAAATGCGGGATGATCCTAACCATTCAATCAAGTCTATCGTGCGATTGCTGGTGTCCAGTGATGCGTATCAACGGTCCAGTCGCATTGATCCGGCAATGCAGGGAATCGATGCGGAGAATGCGTACTATTGGCGTTTCAATCGACGGCGACTGACCGCAGAAGAGTTCCGCGATTCGCTTTACCAGATCGCAGGGATACTTGATCTTAAGATGGGAGGCCCGAGTTTTCGTGATTTTGTAGTCGAGAAGCCCGAGCATTCACCTCACTACGAATACGAACTGCATGACCTCGACGATCCCACTTCACATCGACGCAGTGTGTATCGTTTTATTGTCCGCTCTCAACCGCAGCCAATGCTGACGACGCTGGACTGTGCCGATCCTTCGATCAGTATTCCGCGGCGAGACGAATCGACAACGGCATTGCAGGCATTGACATATTGGAACGATCGCTTGGTTGAGTTCATTGCTGAGCAATTTGGCGAGCAGCTTCGGAAGCGATCACCGACGAATGAACAACGTGTGCGAGACGCCTGTCGTTGCGCACTTGGACGTGAACCGTCTGACTTTGAACTGACTGAATTGCAAAGTCATTTACGGCGTCACGGAGAAGCGAGTTTGGCACGTGTGATTTTCAATCTGAATGCGTTTCTGTATCTGGACTAG
- a CDS encoding DUF1501 domain-containing protein: MIHRRQLLGTMGGAFAGLALGDLLARDGVLTERLHHPPKAKRVVQLFMAGAASHVDLFDFKPLLKQRHGQPWDPGEKVELFQSMPGACLASPWSFDRYGEQGKHLSEIVRPLGKVVDDIAFVHNVIGKTGVHSQGTLLQTTGFSFTGFPSAGSWISYALGSETENLPSFVVLPDHRGLASNGAKNWSPAFLPAEFQGTQIRVGSDDPIANLFAPKSEFINRESDRDGLAVLNRLNTEHAAQRIGDNRLQARVKSYELAARMQLSASDALDLNDEPQYIHDMYGLAKEGPGVNDQEINVKAETEFFGRKCLIARRLLERGVRFVQIWSGNDNGFPRRNWDSHENIKRDHEPLAMGMAKGAAALIEDLKQRDLLKDTLILWTTEFGRMPCSQGSHGRDHNPFVFTNWLCGGGIKPGTYGESDEWGFRPLDQQSPTQVYDIYATILHQLGIDHTKLTVKNNGIERRLTDVHGHVISEMV, from the coding sequence ATGATTCATCGACGACAACTGTTGGGCACAATGGGAGGGGCGTTCGCTGGGTTGGCATTGGGCGATCTACTAGCACGAGATGGCGTGCTCACAGAGAGATTGCATCATCCTCCAAAAGCGAAGCGTGTGGTTCAGCTGTTCATGGCAGGGGCTGCCAGCCACGTCGATCTTTTTGACTTTAAACCGTTGTTGAAGCAGCGACATGGTCAGCCTTGGGATCCTGGCGAAAAGGTTGAGCTGTTCCAAAGCATGCCGGGTGCCTGCCTAGCAAGCCCTTGGTCGTTTGATCGCTATGGCGAACAAGGCAAGCACCTCAGTGAGATCGTGCGTCCGCTGGGGAAGGTTGTCGACGACATCGCTTTTGTTCACAACGTGATCGGAAAGACCGGAGTTCATAGTCAGGGGACTTTGTTGCAGACGACCGGATTTAGCTTTACCGGATTTCCAAGTGCAGGATCCTGGATTTCATACGCCCTGGGCAGTGAAACGGAAAACTTGCCTTCCTTTGTCGTGCTTCCAGATCATCGTGGTCTTGCATCGAACGGGGCAAAGAATTGGTCGCCGGCATTCTTACCGGCTGAATTTCAAGGGACGCAAATTCGTGTTGGCAGCGACGATCCGATTGCCAATCTCTTTGCCCCGAAAAGTGAATTCATCAATCGTGAAAGCGACCGAGATGGGCTGGCTGTCTTGAACCGATTGAATACCGAACACGCGGCACAGCGCATCGGTGATAACCGTTTGCAAGCTCGAGTGAAGTCCTACGAGCTGGCCGCTAGGATGCAGTTGAGTGCCAGCGATGCGTTGGATCTCAATGACGAACCGCAGTACATCCACGACATGTACGGTTTGGCAAAAGAGGGGCCGGGAGTGAATGACCAAGAGATCAACGTCAAAGCCGAGACTGAATTTTTTGGCCGCAAATGTCTGATCGCTCGACGTTTGTTGGAACGTGGCGTCCGGTTCGTGCAAATCTGGAGCGGCAATGACAACGGTTTTCCGCGACGTAATTGGGATTCACATGAAAACATCAAGCGAGATCACGAGCCATTGGCGATGGGGATGGCAAAGGGTGCCGCGGCACTGATTGAAGATCTGAAGCAGCGTGATCTCCTGAAAGACACTTTAATATTGTGGACGACCGAATTTGGCAGAATGCCTTGTTCGCAAGGTAGCCATGGACGCGATCACAATCCGTTTGTTTTCACCAATTGGCTCTGTGGCGGTGGGATCAAGCCGGGGACTTACGGCGAGTCGGATGAATGGGGCTTTCGCCCACTGGACCAGCAAAGCCCAACCCAAGTCTATGACATCTACGCAACAATCCTACATCAGTTGGGCATCGATCACACCAAACTGACAGTTAAGAACAACGGGATCGAACGCCGACTGACCGACGTGCACGGACATGTCATCAGCGAGATGGTCTAG
- a CDS encoding chemotaxis protein CheW: MIGLNGTCANPLLICKVGGESYAIQVDCVLELLALQKLNITPLPGMPSHVEGMINLRGQTLCVQNIRTMFGMTSLKNENDAIIEMLEERKRDHIFWLDQLDASVHQGTEFQLATDPHECKFGKWYDQLLADPEEMNRFARDQIALVDIMSRFNGPHQRIHAIAEKVTALVAKGDTEKANAIIEHAKANDLQELLELFSNACDLVQRFHIGVVVVVERDNKRAGLVVDSVCDVKEFQKDNYLPHNLLGGDDWIQGFVQDEETKDLIQVIRLDMISGFAREKSFAAEELAAVN; the protein is encoded by the coding sequence ATGATCGGATTGAACGGCACCTGTGCAAACCCATTGCTAATCTGCAAGGTTGGTGGTGAATCGTATGCGATTCAAGTCGATTGTGTACTTGAACTACTCGCGCTTCAGAAGCTGAACATCACGCCATTGCCAGGGATGCCGTCCCATGTTGAAGGGATGATCAACCTTCGCGGGCAAACTTTGTGTGTGCAGAACATCCGCACCATGTTCGGCATGACTAGCCTGAAGAATGAAAACGATGCGATCATCGAAATGCTCGAAGAACGCAAGCGTGACCATATTTTCTGGTTGGATCAACTCGACGCCTCCGTCCACCAAGGAACGGAATTTCAACTTGCGACCGATCCACACGAGTGCAAGTTTGGAAAGTGGTACGACCAGTTGTTGGCCGACCCAGAAGAAATGAACCGTTTCGCCCGCGACCAAATCGCCTTGGTCGATATCATGTCGCGATTCAACGGGCCTCACCAACGCATTCATGCCATCGCGGAAAAAGTTACTGCCCTAGTAGCCAAAGGCGACACCGAGAAGGCCAATGCCATCATCGAGCACGCCAAAGCGAACGATCTGCAAGAGCTTCTGGAACTTTTCTCGAATGCTTGCGACCTGGTCCAGCGTTTTCATATCGGCGTTGTCGTAGTCGTTGAACGAGACAACAAGCGAGCCGGACTGGTTGTCGACAGCGTCTGTGATGTAAAAGAATTCCAGAAAGACAACTACCTTCCGCACAACTTGCTGGGGGGTGATGACTGGATCCAAGGCTTTGTTCAAGACGAAGAAACCAAAGACCTGATCCAGGTTATCCGGTTGGACATGATTTCGGGTTTCGCACGAGAAAAATCTTTCGCAGCCGAAGAGCTGGCCGCGGTCAACTAG